One region of Parerythrobacter jejuensis genomic DNA includes:
- the ftsY gene encoding signal recognition particle-docking protein FtsY, with product MTETSWAERLFGGFRKTSERLTENLSTAVGTATLDDATLDEVEDALIMSDLGPAAAGRIREKLREKRFGLQISESELKEAVAEEIAAILRPVAVPLEITAFPRPQVILVIGVNGSGKTTTIAKLAHWLQEDDYGVMLAAGDTFRAAAIGQLATWAERVGVPIIRGPEGGDPASIVFDGVKAATDQGIDALVVDTAGRLQNKRELMDELAKIRKVLGRLNPEAPHDVLLVLDATNGQNALSQIDVFKEVAGVTGLIMTKLDGTARGGVLVAAAEQYGLPIHAIGVGETIDDLRPFDPDLVARVIAGIA from the coding sequence GTGACCGAGACCAGCTGGGCCGAGCGCCTGTTCGGCGGCTTTCGCAAGACTTCCGAACGCCTGACGGAAAACCTGAGCACCGCCGTCGGCACCGCGACGCTTGACGATGCCACACTGGACGAGGTCGAAGATGCCCTCATAATGTCCGATCTCGGGCCCGCAGCAGCCGGTCGCATCCGTGAAAAACTGAGGGAAAAGCGCTTCGGTCTCCAGATCAGTGAGAGCGAGTTGAAAGAAGCCGTCGCGGAAGAGATCGCAGCCATCCTGCGCCCAGTTGCGGTTCCGCTGGAAATCACTGCATTTCCCCGCCCGCAAGTCATTCTGGTGATCGGAGTAAATGGCAGCGGCAAGACCACCACCATCGCCAAGCTTGCCCATTGGTTGCAGGAAGACGACTACGGCGTGATGCTTGCCGCGGGCGACACGTTCCGCGCCGCTGCAATCGGCCAATTGGCGACATGGGCGGAGCGAGTTGGTGTTCCGATCATACGTGGGCCGGAAGGAGGCGACCCGGCCTCAATCGTGTTTGACGGCGTCAAGGCCGCCACGGATCAAGGCATCGATGCACTGGTCGTCGATACGGCAGGCCGGCTCCAGAACAAGCGCGAGTTGATGGACGAATTGGCCAAGATTCGGAAAGTTCTCGGGCGGCTCAATCCCGAGGCTCCGCATGACGTCTTGCTCGTTCTCGACGCCACTAACGGTCAGAACGCACTGAGCCAGATCGACGTGTTCAAGGAGGTGGCCGGAGTAACCGGCCTGATCATGACCAAACTTGACGGCACCGCCCGCGGCGGCGTGTTGGTCGCGGCGGCAGAGCAGTATGGCCTGCCCATCCATGCGATTGGCGTGGGCGAAACTATCGACGATTTGCGACCATTCGACCCTGATTTGGTCGCACGTGTTATTGCGGGGATCGCATAA
- a CDS encoding GNAT family acetyltransferase, protein MIKIVAYKAEHFDGVKALWETVFPHDPPWNRAENAIPPKLKVQPDLFLVAINQSVVIGTAMAGYDGHRGWLYSIAVDPNHHRRGVGSRLLAFAEAKLTEMGCAKVNLQIRAGNEAVAAFYGHHGYSVEERVSMGKRLGG, encoded by the coding sequence ATGATTAAGATCGTCGCTTACAAGGCAGAGCACTTCGACGGTGTAAAGGCGCTTTGGGAAACCGTTTTCCCACACGATCCGCCTTGGAACCGAGCCGAGAATGCAATTCCCCCCAAGCTAAAGGTTCAGCCAGACCTTTTTCTGGTCGCAATCAACCAAAGCGTTGTGATTGGCACAGCTATGGCGGGGTATGATGGCCATCGTGGTTGGCTCTATTCGATTGCGGTCGATCCTAATCATCATCGTCGCGGGGTGGGTTCGCGATTGCTTGCATTTGCGGAGGCAAAGCTGACCGAGATGGGCTGCGCAAAAGTAAACTTGCAGATCAGGGCCGGCAATGAAGCGGTAGCAGCCTTTTATGGGCATCACGGCTACTCGGTCGAAGAACGAGTGAGCATGGGCAAGCGCCTAGGGGGCTAG
- a CDS encoding inner membrane-spanning protein YciB, with amino-acid sequence MSSPSPEGKAAKPKSGWLNIAVDYGPLLVFLGVYKFYQPPESSAFGEIAAVIYGTIAFMVAAVVALAFSKFKFGHVSPMLILSTTLIVGFGGLTIWLQDERFIQFKPTAIYLLFGALLVGGWLRGKALLQILLEAAFEGVDKEGWLKLSRNWGLFFFALAGLNEILIRTMDFEGWLWAKFWVFMPLSFLFTFSQIPMLLKHGLAIEDVDEVVKDEPPTGA; translated from the coding sequence ATGAGCAGTCCGTCTCCTGAAGGCAAAGCCGCCAAGCCAAAGAGCGGCTGGCTCAATATCGCAGTCGATTACGGCCCGCTGCTTGTCTTCCTCGGCGTTTACAAGTTCTACCAGCCACCTGAATCCTCCGCCTTTGGCGAGATTGCAGCGGTCATATATGGCACGATAGCCTTCATGGTGGCAGCAGTGGTTGCCCTCGCCTTCAGCAAGTTCAAATTCGGGCATGTCTCGCCCATGTTGATCCTTTCGACCACGCTGATCGTCGGATTCGGCGGGCTTACGATCTGGCTTCAGGACGAACGATTTATCCAGTTCAAGCCGACAGCGATTTACCTGCTTTTCGGCGCCCTGCTGGTTGGCGGGTGGTTGCGCGGCAAGGCGCTGCTGCAAATCCTGCTCGAAGCGGCGTTCGAGGGGGTCGACAAGGAAGGCTGGCTCAAGCTCTCACGCAATTGGGGTCTCTTTTTCTTCGCACTCGCTGGCCTCAACGAGATCCTTATCCGCACGATGGATTTCGAAGGCTGGCTCTGGGCCAAATTCTGGGTCTTTATGCCGTTGAGCTTCCTGTTCACTTTCTCCCAAATTCCGATGCTGCTGAAGCACGGTTTGGCCATCGAAGATGTAGACGAAGTGGTGAAAGACGAGCCGCCGACTGGTGCCTGA
- a CDS encoding division plane positioning ATPase MipZ translates to MLNDNGHNGGFGSPPRALSPVSSDGEHPSVILADIKNRRKLPGKVVTFANEKGGVGKSTLAFHCAIALADMGQRVVAIDLDRRQRTLHRVLQYREGTATSLAVDLPMPSHSVLERPCAAQLWQEILRLDSKADFIVIDAAGADSPVFRRAIAMADTLVTPVNASFLDLELLGRHSPVTGAVSNSGCFASLVTDLREERARIGQGPIDWIVTKNRVRHAERRQIERVDEALEKLAIRHDFRIGRGLSERVAFRELFQFGLTHLDLKHLPGLARMQASTASEIEALIEDLALELRADPENRVHRRQPRTLASSSHAFSEALGALI, encoded by the coding sequence ATGCTGAATGACAATGGCCATAACGGCGGATTTGGATCGCCGCCTCGTGCGTTATCTCCGGTTTCTAGCGATGGCGAGCATCCCAGCGTCATACTCGCCGATATCAAGAATCGCAGAAAACTCCCCGGAAAGGTCGTAACCTTCGCCAACGAAAAGGGAGGCGTCGGAAAATCGACACTCGCATTCCATTGCGCAATTGCTCTTGCCGACATGGGGCAGCGGGTTGTCGCGATTGATCTCGACCGTCGCCAACGGACCCTCCACAGGGTCCTTCAATACCGGGAAGGCACCGCGACAAGCCTGGCAGTCGACCTGCCGATGCCGTCTCATTCCGTCCTCGAACGTCCGTGCGCAGCCCAGTTATGGCAGGAAATCCTGAGGTTGGATTCCAAGGCGGACTTCATAGTCATCGATGCAGCGGGCGCAGACTCGCCCGTATTCCGCCGCGCAATTGCGATGGCCGATACTTTGGTCACTCCGGTCAATGCCTCCTTCCTCGATCTTGAATTGCTGGGCCGCCATAGTCCGGTTACCGGCGCGGTCAGCAATTCTGGCTGCTTCGCCTCGCTGGTAACGGATTTGCGCGAAGAGAGAGCTCGGATCGGCCAGGGCCCGATAGACTGGATTGTTACCAAGAACCGGGTCCGCCATGCAGAACGCCGCCAGATTGAGCGTGTGGATGAGGCACTCGAGAAACTCGCAATCCGGCACGATTTTCGAATTGGCCGGGGCCTGAGCGAGCGCGTTGCCTTCCGCGAACTCTTCCAGTTCGGTCTGACCCATCTAGACCTCAAACACCTGCCGGGCCTGGCGCGCATGCAAGCCTCAACCGCTAGCGAGATAGAAGCCCTGATCGAAGATCTTGCCTTGGAACTGCGTGCCGATCCGGAAAATAGGGTGCACCGCCGGCAGCCGCGCACACTGGCATCATCCAGCCACGCATTCAGCGAAGCGCTTGGCGCACTGATCTAG
- a CDS encoding MiaB/RimO family radical SAM methylthiotransferase gives MSSATTPNGAEIISLGCRLNIAESEQMRTMLADESDVVVINSCAVTSEAVRQTRQAIRKARRARPDARLLVTGCAADIEREQLAEMPEVDGLVANTAKLDPRAWNVPASTRPAPAARTRAFIAVQNGCDHACTFCVIPQGRGKSRSLTIDQVLREVERHRAYGAREVVLTGVDVTSWGYDLPDTPSLGKLVRAVLDRFSDLPRLRMSSLDGIEVDPELFELFASEPRIMPHIHLSLQHGHDLILKRMKRRHLRGDAVDLVRALQERRPVIAVGADLIAGFPTETAEHHQSNLSIIRQLDIVHGHIFPYSPRPDTPAARMPQLDKKVIKERAAELREAVSDVRQNWLQRCVGLPHDVLAERDGSGYTPAFARVAVPDGTAPGSIVTITPRTVEKGLLT, from the coding sequence GTGAGCAGCGCCACAACCCCCAACGGTGCGGAGATCATTTCACTCGGCTGCCGGCTAAATATCGCCGAGAGCGAGCAAATGCGCACAATGCTGGCTGATGAGAGCGATGTCGTTGTGATCAACAGTTGCGCAGTCACGTCCGAGGCAGTTCGCCAAACCCGCCAGGCCATCCGCAAGGCACGCCGTGCCCGTCCGGACGCTCGCCTGCTGGTGACGGGATGCGCGGCCGATATAGAGCGTGAACAACTGGCTGAGATGCCCGAAGTCGACGGGCTGGTCGCAAACACGGCCAAGCTCGACCCCAGGGCCTGGAATGTGCCTGCCAGCACAAGGCCCGCACCGGCCGCGCGCACTCGCGCTTTCATAGCGGTGCAAAACGGCTGCGATCATGCCTGCACCTTTTGCGTGATTCCCCAGGGTCGCGGAAAAAGCCGGTCACTGACAATCGATCAAGTCTTGCGCGAGGTAGAAAGGCACCGTGCCTACGGCGCTCGCGAAGTTGTGTTAACAGGTGTCGACGTGACCTCATGGGGTTACGACTTGCCCGACACCCCCTCCCTGGGAAAACTCGTTAGAGCTGTGCTGGACAGGTTCTCCGACCTGCCCCGGTTGCGCATGTCATCGCTGGACGGGATAGAGGTCGATCCCGAACTTTTCGAGCTGTTTGCCAGCGAACCCCGGATCATGCCGCATATCCATTTGTCGCTGCAGCATGGCCATGATCTGATCCTTAAGCGCATGAAACGGCGGCATCTCCGGGGTGATGCTGTCGACCTAGTCCGGGCGCTGCAGGAAAGGCGGCCAGTCATCGCGGTCGGCGCAGATCTGATCGCGGGCTTCCCGACCGAAACTGCGGAGCATCACCAGTCCAACCTGTCGATCATTCGCCAGCTCGATATCGTACACGGGCACATCTTTCCGTATTCCCCCCGGCCGGATACGCCTGCTGCGCGCATGCCTCAGCTCGACAAGAAAGTTATCAAGGAAAGGGCTGCCGAGTTGCGTGAGGCAGTGTCTGATGTTCGCCAGAATTGGTTGCAACGATGTGTTGGTTTGCCGCACGACGTACTCGCAGAACGCGATGGCAGCGGGTATACGCCCGCCTTCGCAAGGGTTGCAGTACCGGACGGGACAGCGCCCGGTTCCATCGTGACCATTACCCCGAGAACAGTTGAAAAGGGCCTGCTGACGTGA
- a CDS encoding putative bifunctional diguanylate cyclase/phosphodiesterase, with translation MIKRQNGLEKARRDVVALGIAAAAIIMFVGTGSAVLPGIVQQWTSGVSGGTDYVLVNALLLNIALIIFGWRRYRELTVEITDRRVAEEKARELAEIDPLTGCLNRRAATIETDRAIALAAKGGKALAFIMVDLDNFKQVNDLSGHQTGDEVLVRAAERMSSLLPRDAILARLGGDEFAFVYPYEAHAPDRVEQFVSRLIDAVAKPMDVVGQKVEITMSVGIASGLSGRFGEKLDCDAQVLMHQADIAMYHAKKQGKNRFYWFEDTMENELRFRNQLETGIRVGVERGEFVPHYEQQVDIATGKLMGFEMLARWQSPKLGLVSPDIFIPIAEEIGVIGDMSESLMRQAFTDARDWDPSLTVSVNISPVQLRDPWFSQKILKLLVECNFPPQRLDIEITESCLHDNIGVVRSMITSLKNQGVKISLDDFGTGYSSLSQLRSLPFDRIKIDRSFVSELKDEDASSKIVSAIISLGNGLEMPITAEGIEDDRVLETLKGMGQMKGQGYLYGRPEAADQVRKRLSSAGLLVEPKAASDDTSDTPKAKPARKSA, from the coding sequence GTGATCAAGCGCCAGAATGGGCTGGAGAAGGCACGCCGCGACGTCGTCGCACTAGGCATCGCCGCAGCAGCCATTATCATGTTTGTTGGGACCGGTAGTGCGGTTTTGCCCGGTATCGTCCAGCAGTGGACCAGCGGCGTGTCTGGTGGGACCGACTATGTGCTGGTCAACGCGCTCCTGCTCAACATTGCACTCATTATTTTCGGTTGGCGTCGTTACCGCGAATTGACCGTTGAGATTACCGACCGACGCGTTGCCGAGGAAAAGGCCCGCGAATTGGCGGAAATTGATCCGTTGACCGGTTGCCTCAACCGCCGCGCCGCAACAATTGAAACCGATCGCGCAATTGCTCTGGCCGCCAAGGGTGGCAAGGCACTCGCCTTCATCATGGTTGATCTGGACAATTTCAAGCAGGTGAACGATCTGAGCGGTCACCAGACCGGGGACGAAGTTCTTGTTCGGGCGGCCGAGCGCATGTCGTCCCTGCTCCCACGCGATGCTATCCTAGCACGCCTTGGCGGCGATGAATTCGCTTTCGTCTACCCTTACGAGGCCCATGCGCCTGACCGGGTTGAGCAATTTGTTTCGCGCTTGATCGACGCAGTGGCCAAACCGATGGATGTCGTGGGCCAGAAGGTCGAAATCACCATGTCGGTAGGCATCGCATCCGGCCTGTCCGGCCGCTTTGGTGAAAAGCTCGATTGCGATGCCCAGGTACTGATGCACCAGGCTGATATCGCCATGTATCACGCCAAAAAGCAGGGCAAGAACCGCTTCTACTGGTTTGAAGATACAATGGAAAACGAGCTGCGGTTCCGTAATCAGCTGGAAACCGGCATCCGTGTCGGAGTCGAACGTGGTGAATTTGTCCCGCATTATGAGCAGCAGGTCGACATAGCCACCGGCAAGCTGATGGGTTTCGAAATGCTGGCGCGCTGGCAATCGCCCAAGCTTGGTCTCGTCAGCCCCGATATCTTCATTCCGATCGCCGAAGAAATCGGCGTGATCGGTGACATGTCGGAAAGCCTTATGCGTCAGGCATTCACCGATGCGCGCGATTGGGACCCGTCGCTAACGGTTTCGGTCAATATCTCCCCGGTGCAGCTCCGTGATCCGTGGTTCTCACAGAAGATCCTGAAGCTTCTGGTGGAATGCAACTTTCCGCCGCAAAGGCTCGATATCGAGATTACCGAGAGCTGCCTGCACGACAATATCGGTGTAGTCAGATCGATGATCACAAGCCTGAAGAACCAGGGCGTCAAGATCAGCCTCGACGATTTCGGAACCGGCTATTCCAGCCTGTCGCAACTGCGCTCGCTTCCGTTTGACCGGATCAAGATTGACCGCAGCTTTGTCAGCGAGCTGAAAGATGAAGACGCCAGTTCCAAAATTGTCAGTGCCATAATCTCTTTGGGCAACGGCCTTGAAATGCCGATTACCGCAGAAGGGATCGAGGATGACCGCGTCCTGGAAACGCTCAAGGGCATGGGCCAGATGAAGGGCCAGGGTTATCTCTATGGTCGGCCCGAGGCGGCAGACCAGGTTCGCAAGCGCTTGTCCTCTGCCGGGCTTCTGGTTGAACCAAAAGCTGCCAGCGACGACACTAGCGACACACCAAAGGCCAAGCCCGCACGCAAATCGGCCTGA
- a CDS encoding MFS transporter — translation MTTLKLLRRRRFLPLFTTQLLNAFNDNLYKTAMVLFVVYFVYNSEAAEGLFSAVASGLFILPFFVLSALAGQLADMRDKASIIRKVKFCEIGLMIIGASGLYLAWRGYDLPVSIPLGFMTIDTTFPIVLMLFALFLTGVQSTFLGPIKYAILPQHLQEDEVLAGTGLVEAGTYVAILAGTILAGWIPVEIAAAGIILTSMIGYISARQVPPAPPLGDVEKIDLNIIRASIKLVRNTMHDAQVYYAILAISFFWTIGAVLFIQFPPLAKNVIMASKEVASVFLVVFSVGVAIGSVTINHLLKGTVSARYSPVSVIAMGAFVVAFYVVCKMWQADQPTELLNVAEFIAWPMATVLLLCLLGISVAGGMFVVPLYAFLTTRVATSQASRTIAANNIVNSGAMVGGSLMAMALTAAGIPIAEQLLLSAGMCLISAWLGKRLHNAELTEQAAIA, via the coding sequence ATGACGACGCTCAAACTGCTGCGCCGCCGCCGCTTCCTGCCGCTGTTCACAACACAGCTGCTGAATGCCTTCAACGACAACCTCTACAAGACCGCGATGGTCCTGTTTGTGGTCTATTTCGTCTACAATTCCGAAGCAGCTGAGGGACTTTTCAGCGCGGTTGCCTCCGGCTTGTTTATCCTCCCCTTCTTCGTGCTCTCAGCGTTGGCAGGGCAATTGGCGGATATGCGGGACAAAGCCTCCATCATCCGCAAAGTAAAATTCTGCGAAATCGGCTTGATGATTATCGGGGCCAGCGGCTTGTACCTCGCCTGGCGGGGATATGACCTGCCCGTTTCGATCCCGCTCGGCTTCATGACAATCGACACCACTTTTCCGATTGTCCTGATGCTGTTTGCGCTGTTTCTAACTGGTGTGCAATCGACCTTCCTGGGCCCGATCAAATACGCCATCCTGCCACAGCATCTGCAAGAAGACGAGGTGCTTGCCGGCACGGGGCTGGTGGAGGCCGGAACCTATGTCGCCATTTTGGCCGGAACCATCCTAGCGGGCTGGATCCCGGTCGAAATCGCTGCGGCTGGTATCATCCTGACCTCGATGATCGGTTACATCTCGGCGCGGCAAGTGCCCCCCGCCCCGCCGCTCGGGGACGTCGAGAAGATCGATCTGAATATCATCCGTGCCTCGATCAAGCTGGTCCGCAACACTATGCATGATGCGCAGGTCTACTACGCCATTCTGGCCATCAGCTTTTTCTGGACGATTGGCGCGGTTCTCTTCATCCAGTTCCCGCCCCTCGCCAAGAATGTGATCATGGCCAGCAAGGAAGTCGCCAGTGTCTTCCTGGTGGTTTTCTCGGTTGGAGTTGCAATCGGGTCGGTAACGATCAACCACCTGCTCAAAGGAACAGTCTCCGCCCGCTACTCCCCTGTTTCGGTGATCGCGATGGGCGCATTTGTGGTGGCGTTCTACGTTGTTTGCAAAATGTGGCAGGCCGACCAGCCTACCGAGCTACTGAATGTTGCCGAATTCATCGCCTGGCCCATGGCCACAGTGCTCCTTCTTTGCCTGTTGGGAATCTCGGTAGCTGGCGGCATGTTTGTAGTGCCGCTCTATGCGTTTCTCACCACAAGGGTCGCGACAAGCCAGGCTTCGCGCACGATTGCGGCCAACAACATCGTCAATTCCGGTGCGATGGTTGGCGGATCTTTGATGGCCATGGCGCTGACCGCTGCAGGCATCCCGATCGCGGAACAATTGCTGCTAAGCGCCGGCATGTGCCTGATATCTGCATGGCTGGGCAAAAGACTGCACAACGCCGAACTCACGGAGCAAGCCGCAATCGCCTAG
- a CDS encoding thiamine pyrophosphate-binding protein: MSQSTTPDAARLLVECLVEQGCDRVFTVPGESFLQVLDGLHQHETVDVITCRQEGGVSFMACADGAMTGRPGVAFVTRGPGATNASIGVHVAFQDSQPMILFVGDVAREMRDREGFQEVDFPALFAPLAKWSARIDDADRIPEYVARAWSVAISGRPGPVVLALPEDMLSDATSQRPRPAVVRPAQATCPDAMQTMMAMIADAASPVAIIGGAGWNAKAREHFQLFAERIGIPVATAFRRQDAIDPSSPVYAGNLGYGPNPGLVDRVKNADLVLAVGARLGEATTDGYTLITPDHPDQQLIHIHPDANELGSVYRADLAICADMGEFAETAAMWEDHSIISFDAGAQAHTEWEEWASPKPGDWQLDLARCVTFMRETLPADTIVCNGAGNFAGWWHRYWRYAGHPTQLAPTCGAMGYGVPAAVAAARRFPERTVVAVAGDGDFLMNGQELATAAQYRLNLIVIVIDNGAYGTIRMHQEREFPERISATELVNPDFAALASAFGGWSATADSTDAFKDVLKEAKARDGLRLIHCKIEVEQLAASGATISGLRAR, encoded by the coding sequence ATGAGCCAATCCACTACGCCCGATGCCGCCCGTCTGCTGGTCGAATGCCTTGTAGAGCAAGGGTGCGACCGTGTTTTTACTGTTCCCGGAGAAAGCTTCCTGCAAGTCCTCGACGGGTTGCATCAGCATGAGACCGTAGACGTGATTACCTGCCGGCAAGAAGGTGGAGTGTCGTTCATGGCATGCGCAGACGGTGCCATGACAGGCCGACCGGGTGTAGCCTTCGTGACCCGCGGCCCGGGCGCGACCAATGCCAGCATCGGCGTCCATGTCGCGTTTCAGGATTCGCAACCGATGATCCTGTTCGTGGGCGATGTTGCGCGCGAAATGCGCGATCGGGAAGGATTTCAGGAGGTGGATTTTCCTGCCTTATTCGCTCCACTCGCCAAATGGTCTGCACGGATCGACGATGCTGATCGGATCCCCGAATATGTTGCGCGGGCGTGGTCGGTTGCCATATCGGGACGGCCCGGCCCGGTGGTCCTCGCCTTGCCCGAAGATATGCTTTCCGACGCGACCAGCCAACGACCTCGCCCTGCGGTTGTTCGCCCTGCCCAGGCGACTTGCCCGGACGCCATGCAAACAATGATGGCGATGATTGCAGACGCCGCATCGCCGGTGGCCATCATCGGCGGCGCTGGATGGAATGCCAAGGCGCGCGAACACTTCCAGCTCTTCGCAGAGCGGATCGGCATCCCGGTTGCAACGGCCTTCCGGCGTCAGGACGCGATCGACCCCTCCTCGCCGGTTTACGCTGGCAACCTTGGCTATGGCCCCAATCCGGGGCTGGTTGATCGGGTCAAGAATGCCGACCTGGTGCTGGCAGTTGGCGCGCGGCTCGGGGAAGCAACAACCGACGGCTACACGCTGATCACGCCAGATCATCCGGACCAGCAATTGATCCACATCCACCCTGACGCGAATGAATTGGGAAGCGTTTACCGCGCCGATCTGGCGATTTGCGCCGATATGGGCGAATTCGCCGAGACAGCCGCAATGTGGGAAGATCACTCGATCATCTCGTTCGACGCGGGGGCCCAGGCACATACCGAATGGGAAGAATGGGCCAGCCCAAAACCGGGTGACTGGCAGCTCGACCTGGCACGCTGCGTCACCTTCATGCGCGAAACGCTCCCTGCCGATACGATTGTTTGCAATGGAGCGGGCAATTTTGCTGGCTGGTGGCACAGATATTGGCGATATGCCGGGCATCCGACGCAACTGGCGCCTACCTGCGGCGCGATGGGCTACGGGGTTCCTGCGGCAGTTGCGGCAGCGCGGCGTTTTCCAGAGCGTACGGTCGTGGCCGTGGCCGGAGATGGCGATTTCCTGATGAATGGCCAGGAATTGGCCACGGCAGCCCAATATAGGCTTAACCTGATCGTGATCGTGATCGACAATGGCGCCTATGGCACCATCCGGATGCATCAGGAGCGAGAGTTTCCCGAGCGCATTTCTGCCACCGAATTGGTCAATCCCGACTTCGCCGCCCTCGCCAGTGCATTCGGCGGTTGGTCCGCCACGGCAGACAGCACCGACGCATTCAAGGATGTACTGAAGGAGGCCAAGGCGAGAGATGGCCTACGCTTGATCCATTGCAAGATCGAGGTTGAGCAATTGGCTGCCAGCGGGGCAACAATCAGCGGATTGCGGGCGAGATAA
- the pgsA gene encoding CDP-diacylglycerol--glycerol-3-phosphate 3-phosphatidyltransferase has protein sequence MLNLPNILTLSRIFAVPLLAFFIWWPGWEVGFAIGFVLYALIGITDYFDGYVARAQGTVSKLGMFLDPIADKIMVAAVILVLTAQGVLRGPYVGDFHVVAGLIILMREIAVSGLREFLAGLQVSVPVTKLAKWKTTLQLLALGALILGQAVPHYEWVHLTGLVSLWSAAVLTLITGWDYLRVGLKHMD, from the coding sequence ATGCTGAACCTGCCAAACATCCTGACCCTGTCGCGCATATTTGCGGTACCGTTGCTGGCCTTCTTCATTTGGTGGCCAGGTTGGGAAGTCGGTTTTGCAATCGGCTTCGTGCTCTATGCCCTGATCGGAATTACCGACTATTTCGACGGTTACGTCGCCCGGGCGCAAGGCACCGTGTCGAAACTGGGCATGTTTCTGGACCCAATTGCAGACAAGATAATGGTCGCGGCCGTTATCCTGGTTCTTACGGCGCAAGGCGTATTGCGCGGACCCTATGTTGGCGATTTCCATGTGGTCGCCGGCCTGATTATCCTGATGCGCGAAATCGCCGTATCAGGCTTGCGGGAGTTTCTTGCCGGACTTCAGGTGTCCGTGCCGGTAACGAAGCTGGCCAAATGGAAAACAACGCTTCAGCTTCTTGCGCTAGGTGCTCTGATCCTTGGGCAAGCGGTGCCGCACTATGAATGGGTCCACCTGACCGGTCTGGTAAGCCTCTGGAGCGCCGCGGTGTTGACGCTGATCACCGGTTGGGATTACCTGCGTGTCGGTCTCAAGCACATGGATTAA
- the dapF gene encoding diaminopimelate epimerase, which yields MRVSFTKMHGLGNDFIMLDGRDNALPVLASPAVRALSDRKTGIGCDQLIVLEPSTNADFRMRIFNADGGEVEACGNASRAVALLHGKAARVETSGGIIDVAPAEIGARVDMGIPRFEWDAIPLAYAMDTLSMPVGWDTLENPVGINVGNPHVVFFVDNADDIALGQLGPVIEQDPLFPERVNVNVASLSSENALKLHVWERGVGLTRACGTGACATAIAAMRRGITARTVDVTLPGGTLAIEWDDNDRIIMTGPASESFRGSFEWDDFA from the coding sequence ATGCGCGTCTCCTTCACCAAGATGCACGGCCTTGGCAATGATTTCATCATGCTCGATGGCCGCGACAATGCCTTGCCTGTCCTGGCAAGCCCAGCGGTGCGTGCGCTTTCCGATCGCAAGACAGGGATTGGCTGCGATCAGCTGATTGTCCTGGAACCTTCCACCAATGCCGATTTCCGCATGCGGATTTTCAACGCCGACGGCGGCGAGGTGGAAGCGTGCGGCAACGCATCTCGGGCCGTGGCCTTGCTTCATGGAAAGGCTGCCCGTGTCGAAACTTCGGGCGGAATTATTGACGTCGCCCCTGCAGAGATCGGTGCACGCGTGGATATGGGCATCCCTCGCTTTGAATGGGACGCTATCCCCCTCGCCTATGCGATGGATACTCTTTCCATGCCGGTCGGGTGGGACACTCTCGAGAATCCGGTCGGGATCAATGTCGGCAATCCGCATGTCGTTTTCTTCGTCGACAACGCAGACGATATTGCGCTGGGACAGCTTGGCCCTGTCATAGAACAAGACCCTCTCTTCCCGGAACGCGTCAACGTCAACGTGGCGAGCCTGTCGTCCGAGAATGCCCTCAAGTTACATGTCTGGGAACGCGGTGTGGGGCTTACCCGGGCTTGCGGCACCGGCGCATGTGCTACAGCCATTGCGGCCATGCGACGCGGGATCACGGCACGTACCGTGGACGTGACCCTGCCCGGTGGTACGCTCGCCATCGAATGGGATGACAATGACCGGATCATCATGACCGGCCCGGCGAGTGAAAGCTTTCGCGGCAGTTTCGAATGGGACGATTTCGCGTGA
- a CDS encoding EVE domain-containing protein — translation MARYWLLKSEPYKYGWDDLIAEGEGVWDGVRNHRAKNNLAAMEVGDEAFFYHSREGLEIVGICEVSVAGITDPTDPDGKWAAVKVKPKTKFPTPVTLKQIKADPELADCELVKLSRLSVAEITPDEWLTICAMAGL, via the coding sequence ATGGCTCGTTATTGGCTCTTGAAATCCGAACCATACAAATATGGTTGGGATGATCTGATTGCTGAGGGAGAAGGTGTTTGGGACGGGGTCCGCAACCACCGTGCGAAGAACAATCTTGCTGCGATGGAAGTTGGTGACGAAGCGTTCTTCTACCATTCCCGAGAGGGGCTGGAGATTGTGGGCATCTGTGAAGTTAGCGTTGCCGGAATTACCGATCCGACCGATCCGGACGGGAAATGGGCGGCAGTCAAAGTGAAGCCCAAGACGAAATTCCCGACGCCCGTAACCTTAAAGCAGATCAAGGCCGATCCCGAGCTTGCAGATTGTGAACTCGTAAAGCTATCGCGCCTGTCGGTCGCTGAGATTACACCGGACGAATGGTTGACCATCTGTGCGATGGCCGGGCTTTAG